One Lactobacillus sp. CBA3606 DNA segment encodes these proteins:
- a CDS encoding L,D-transpeptidase/peptidoglycan binding protein, producing the protein MTYKRGLIIAGSLVSLLVVGYLATSLIWQHQQTFLANTQVAGVNVSGKTAAQAAPKVNAALEHRTYHIVENQKKVYTFTSKTAGMTIDTKSELTQLITKQNYWRWPLALMQTAQAADTASLGALNVTKTTLHTLTTKITAQANQTKRTQTKNAKLVYKNNQVAIQKEVQGTEISTPKLKQVLTQALQTGQTKINLKTAYVTPTVTSTSQTLKTAQTKTQKYASETITYNINGHKFTVPHDLILSWLKVDHNGTVTIDQAAVLTYVKQLNEKYHTYHTTRTFKSTKRGTVKISGGFYGWTIKTEAEAKALAKQVLAGKDFTRSPLINGSGYNTDQTDIGHTYIEVDKVNQHMWVYVDGKVKVSTDVVTGKPGKHATTTGIWDVWSKQKNATLKGDNDDGSSYSQPVTYWMPFDDTGEGIHDSAWQTKYGGTWYKTNGSHGCVNTPPSVMAKVYAAVPVGTPVVVF; encoded by the coding sequence ATGACATACAAACGTGGACTAATTATTGCTGGCAGTCTCGTCAGCTTGTTAGTCGTCGGGTACTTGGCAACAAGTTTGATCTGGCAACATCAACAAACTTTCTTAGCCAATACCCAAGTGGCCGGTGTCAACGTTAGTGGCAAGACCGCTGCGCAAGCCGCACCAAAAGTTAATGCGGCCCTTGAACACCGCACTTATCATATCGTTGAAAATCAGAAAAAAGTTTATACCTTTACTAGCAAAACTGCTGGTATGACCATCGACACTAAGTCGGAACTCACACAATTAATCACCAAACAAAATTATTGGCGCTGGCCATTAGCTTTAATGCAAACAGCACAAGCAGCCGATACGGCCAGTCTAGGTGCCTTAAATGTGACTAAGACGACGCTACACACCCTCACCACTAAAATTACGGCACAGGCCAATCAAACGAAGCGAACTCAAACCAAAAACGCTAAGTTAGTTTATAAAAATAACCAAGTTGCCATTCAGAAAGAAGTTCAAGGGACCGAAATTAGTACCCCGAAATTAAAACAAGTCCTGACACAGGCATTGCAGACGGGACAAACCAAGATTAATTTAAAAACAGCCTACGTTACCCCGACTGTCACTAGCACGAGCCAAACGCTAAAAACAGCACAGACAAAAACGCAAAAATACGCAAGTGAAACCATCACTTATAACATCAATGGTCACAAATTTACGGTGCCACATGACTTAATCTTAAGCTGGCTAAAAGTTGATCATAACGGGACCGTCACAATTGATCAAGCAGCCGTACTTACGTATGTTAAGCAACTTAACGAAAAATACCATACTTACCATACCACGCGGACTTTTAAGAGCACTAAGCGAGGAACGGTCAAAATTAGTGGTGGGTTCTACGGTTGGACCATTAAAACCGAGGCAGAAGCGAAAGCCTTAGCCAAGCAAGTCTTAGCGGGCAAAGACTTTACCCGCTCACCACTCATCAATGGTTCTGGCTATAACACCGATCAGACCGATATTGGTCACACGTATATCGAAGTTGATAAAGTCAACCAACATATGTGGGTCTATGTCGATGGCAAAGTCAAAGTTTCGACGGACGTTGTTACCGGGAAACCTGGTAAACATGCGACAACTACTGGTATCTGGGATGTTTGGAGTAAACAAAAAAATGCCACACTCAAAGGTGACAATGATGATGGCTCTAGCTATTCGCAACCGGTCACTTACTGGATGCCATTCGATGATACCGGTGAAGGCATTCATGATTCTGCTTGGCAGACTAAATATGGGGGCACTTGGTATAAAACCAATGGTTCTCACGGTTGCGTGAACACGCCACCCAGTGTCATGGCTAAAGTTTATGCAGCGGTTCCGGTTGGCACCCCCGTTGTCGTTTTCTAA
- the pth gene encoding aminoacyl-tRNA hydrolase, which translates to MKMIVGLGNIGPKYAQTRHNVGFMIVDQLAEQLAVPFKTSKFEAEVATGFVNGEKVLLVKPSTYMNDSGRAVGPLMTYYQLAAPDLLVVHDDLDLPVGKVRLKQKGSAGGHNGIKSILSHVGDPTFKRVKVGIEHPQKMSVVDYVLGKFTPTQQPLVADASVTAAAAIEAWLAGTDFATLMNQYN; encoded by the coding sequence ATGAAAATGATAGTTGGTTTAGGTAATATTGGGCCGAAGTATGCCCAAACGCGGCATAATGTTGGGTTTATGATCGTTGATCAGTTAGCCGAGCAGCTCGCAGTACCGTTTAAAACGAGTAAATTTGAGGCAGAAGTGGCGACTGGTTTTGTTAATGGTGAAAAAGTCTTACTAGTTAAGCCATCCACTTATATGAATGATTCTGGCCGGGCAGTGGGGCCATTAATGACGTATTATCAGCTCGCAGCGCCAGATTTATTAGTGGTGCATGATGACTTAGATTTACCAGTCGGAAAAGTCCGTTTGAAACAAAAGGGTTCAGCTGGTGGTCATAATGGGATTAAGAGCATCCTTAGCCACGTGGGAGACCCAACGTTTAAGCGGGTTAAAGTGGGTATTGAACATCCGCAAAAGATGAGTGTCGTCGACTATGTACTTGGCAAGTTCACGCCAACGCAACAGCCATTAGTGGCAGATGCTAGCGTTACAGCCGCGGCGGCGATTGAGGCGTGGTTAGCCGGGACTGATTTTGCAACACTCATGAATCAGTACAATTAA
- a CDS encoding QueT transporter family protein, whose protein sequence is MTQSKIRPWIINALVAAIYIVLSVGPAAFNLASGAIQFRVSEGLNHLVVFNRKYIWGIVAGVILFDAFGPGASLLNVVFGGAQSLIALLVVSWLGPKLTKVWQRLVLNIILFTISMCMIAWMLMLVGGATAFWPTYLTTALSEFIIMTITAPIMVGLNRILQFSDRISR, encoded by the coding sequence ATGACGCAATCAAAAATTCGGCCGTGGATTATTAATGCTTTAGTCGCGGCTATTTATATCGTTTTATCCGTTGGTCCGGCTGCTTTTAACTTAGCTTCGGGCGCTATTCAATTCCGAGTTTCGGAAGGCTTGAATCATCTGGTCGTCTTTAACCGGAAATATATTTGGGGGATTGTGGCGGGAGTTATCTTATTTGATGCCTTTGGCCCGGGAGCTAGCTTACTAAACGTGGTCTTTGGTGGGGCGCAATCGCTAATTGCCTTGTTAGTTGTGAGTTGGCTTGGCCCCAAACTCACCAAAGTTTGGCAACGCTTGGTCTTAAATATTATTTTATTTACTATTTCAATGTGCATGATTGCTTGGATGTTAATGCTAGTTGGTGGCGCGACAGCCTTTTGGCCAACTTACTTAACGACGGCCCTTTCTGAATTCATTATCATGACGATTACGGCGCCCATTATGGTTGGTTTGAATCGTATCTTACAATTTAGTGACCGCATTAGTCGGTAA
- the argF gene encoding ornithine carbamoyltransferase — MNHFEGRSFLKEIDYTSAELTYLIDFAIHLKALKQQHIPHPYLQGKNIALLFEKASTRTRSAFTVAANDLGAHPEFLGQADIQLGKKESVIDTAKVLGSMFDGIEFRGFNQKTVTQLAEYSGVPVWNGLTDTWHPTQMIADFMTLKEHFGYLAGLTLTYVGDGRNNMANSLLVTGAMLGVNVKIGAPTDLQPAPKIVAIAQQLAAKSGSQLLITADPQQAVAQADALYTDVWVSMGEQVDYGQRIQALLPFQLNAALVAATGKTTTVVMHCLPAIHDQQTVIGAKLGQQFNLAAVEITDAVFNGPQAVIFQEAGNRMPAIKAIMAVSLGHLFIPDQLF, encoded by the coding sequence ATGAATCATTTTGAAGGTCGATCATTTTTAAAGGAAATAGATTACACATCAGCGGAGTTAACTTATTTAATTGATTTTGCGATTCATTTAAAAGCGTTGAAGCAACAGCATATTCCACATCCTTATTTACAAGGTAAGAATATTGCGTTGTTATTTGAAAAAGCGTCAACCCGAACGCGCTCGGCGTTCACCGTTGCGGCCAATGACTTAGGCGCCCATCCGGAGTTTTTGGGACAGGCGGATATTCAGTTAGGAAAAAAAGAATCAGTTATTGATACGGCTAAAGTGTTAGGTAGCATGTTTGATGGCATTGAATTTCGTGGCTTTAACCAAAAAACGGTTACGCAGTTGGCTGAATATAGTGGGGTGCCAGTGTGGAATGGTTTAACCGATACTTGGCATCCCACACAAATGATTGCGGATTTTATGACTTTGAAAGAACATTTTGGGTATTTAGCGGGTTTGACGTTAACTTACGTCGGTGATGGCCGCAATAATATGGCGAACAGTCTGTTAGTTACCGGTGCAATGTTGGGTGTCAACGTCAAGATCGGTGCGCCAACCGACTTACAACCGGCGCCTAAAATAGTTGCGATTGCGCAACAACTAGCGGCTAAAAGTGGGAGTCAGTTGCTGATTACTGCCGATCCGCAACAAGCTGTCGCTCAGGCGGATGCCTTATATACGGATGTTTGGGTATCAATGGGCGAACAAGTTGATTATGGGCAACGCATTCAGGCATTATTGCCATTTCAGCTTAATGCGGCCTTAGTTGCTGCAACCGGGAAAACCACAACGGTTGTGATGCATTGCTTGCCAGCAATTCATGATCAGCAAACCGTCATTGGTGCAAAATTGGGACAACAATTTAATTTGGCTGCGGTAGAAATTACAGATGCTGTCTTCAATGGGCCACAAGCGGTCATTTTTCAAGAAGCTGGGAATCGAATGCCTGCGATTAAGGCCATCATGGCAGTCAGTCTGGGTCATTTATTCATTCCAGACCAGCTTTTTTGA
- a CDS encoding RNA-guided endonuclease TnpB family protein, with amino-acid sequence MTLRAIKTRIYPQINQQEKIINNFGCCRFVWNQLLSMQIERHNNGGAYVNEFGMNDLIKCLKQEYPFLKQAESTSLLHVSRDLHHAFQKLFKEHVGFPKFKSRKFPKQSYQSNSVNHNISQTSQHLIRLPKLGNIAFKSGRQLTGKIKNVTIRLSATGKYYAIVLVDNDVQKLPKTKQSVGIDMGVADLMITSDGVKYPTIRFDKALSQKKHYWEKRLARRRLQAMQEIAWDKHNQVVEPRELNDFSNYRKARLMVAKYNEKIANQRNNYLHQLTKKLVTLYDVIKIEDLKTKNLLSNHRLARAIANQAWRELRTQLDYKCAWYGKQLVTVNPRKTSQICADCGYDDGKHGLAIRQWTCPSCGVNHDRDINAAKNILKA; translated from the coding sequence ATGACACTGCGGGCAATTAAAACAAGAATATACCCTCAAATTAATCAACAAGAAAAAATCATTAACAACTTTGGTTGCTGTCGTTTTGTTTGGAACCAACTATTGAGCATGCAGATTGAGCGCCATAATAACGGTGGCGCCTACGTCAACGAATTTGGCATGAATGATCTGATTAAGTGTCTCAAACAGGAATACCCATTCCTCAAGCAAGCGGAATCAACCAGTCTTTTACATGTTAGTCGTGATTTACATCATGCTTTTCAGAAATTATTTAAGGAACACGTTGGTTTTCCGAAGTTCAAATCACGTAAGTTTCCCAAACAGAGTTATCAGTCTAATTCAGTCAATCATAATATTAGTCAAACAAGCCAACACCTGATCAGATTACCCAAACTAGGAAATATTGCCTTTAAATCTGGCCGACAACTCACCGGTAAGATTAAGAATGTCACAATCCGGCTATCCGCTACCGGCAAATATTACGCCATTGTGTTAGTCGATAATGACGTCCAAAAACTGCCTAAAACTAAGCAATCGGTTGGGATTGATATGGGCGTAGCGGATCTAATGATTACCAGTGATGGGGTCAAATATCCCACCATTCGTTTTGATAAAGCCTTATCGCAAAAGAAACATTACTGGGAAAAACGGCTAGCCCGACGTCGGTTACAAGCCATGCAAGAAATTGCGTGGGATAAACACAATCAAGTAGTAGAGCCGCGTGAATTGAACGACTTCAGTAATTATCGCAAGGCGCGTCTCATGGTTGCCAAATATAACGAAAAAATCGCTAATCAGCGAAATAACTATTTGCATCAACTCACCAAGAAACTGGTAACGTTGTACGATGTGATTAAAATTGAAGATTTGAAAACCAAAAATCTTCTCAGCAATCATCGGTTAGCTCGAGCAATTGCCAATCAAGCCTGGCGGGAACTACGCACTCAACTTGACTATAAATGTGCTTGGTATGGTAAGCAACTGGTCACTGTGAACCCCAGGAAAACTAGTCAAATCTGTGCTGACTGTGGTTACGATGACGGCAAGCATGGGCTCGCTATCCGACAATGGACATGTCCTAGTTGTGGTGTTAATCATGATCGTGACATTAACGCCGCCAAGAATATATTAAAAGCTTAA
- a CDS encoding bacteriocin immunity protein, whose protein sequence is MNLKQKKNQRAKTDSLKQLTELSADPSISAVERQLLAQSQLELTKGTYEEQVATSLESQLAHLALKQELTPVLVPFLSELSRQHLGTGKRGMVYFD, encoded by the coding sequence ATGAATTTAAAGCAAAAAAAGAACCAAAGAGCTAAGACGGATAGTTTGAAGCAGTTGACAGAGCTAAGTGCTGATCCAAGTATTTCAGCGGTTGAACGGCAATTACTAGCGCAGTCACAACTGGAACTAACTAAGGGGACCTATGAGGAACAAGTCGCAACTAGCTTAGAATCACAATTGGCCCATTTAGCTTTAAAGCAAGAATTAACGCCAGTTTTAGTACCATTTTTGAGTGAACTATCGCGTCAACATCTTGGCACTGGTAAGCGCGGGATGGTTTATTTCGATTAA
- a CDS encoding carbamoyl phosphate synthase small subunit, with protein sequence MEKFLTLADGTQWTGTGFGDLNVLGAGPLVFNTGMTGYQETITDPSYLNQLIAFTYPLIGNYGIDATVSQAATIGAQAVIVHELADFADHYTSRQSLDNFLLTHHIPGIQAVDTRALTHHLRMTGTQPAILSNQPVTDFATQLKQIPLKQLAAKPLPAWPSTTQHPHLVLLDFGEKQAITTALQSRGCQVSVLSATSSLKTIMAYHPDGIFLSNGPGDPQAYSTILPLIRQLARHYPLAGICLGHQLIALAYGAKTYQLPFGHHGLNHPVQATATGNVLITAQNHDYAVDPTSLTKTPLQVTYTELNDGSIEGLRLPQGTVMSVQFHPEAHPGPQEAGQFFDQFIQTILKEVTINA encoded by the coding sequence ATGGAAAAATTTTTAACATTAGCTGATGGTACGCAATGGACTGGCACCGGCTTTGGCGATCTTAACGTGCTGGGTGCGGGTCCCTTAGTTTTTAATACGGGGATGACCGGTTATCAAGAAACCATCACTGATCCTTCCTATCTCAACCAACTCATCGCTTTCACCTATCCCTTAATTGGCAATTACGGGATTGACGCTACGGTTAGTCAGGCCGCCACGATTGGCGCCCAAGCCGTTATCGTACATGAGTTAGCTGACTTTGCGGACCATTACACTAGTCGACAATCCTTAGACAACTTTTTATTAACACACCATATTCCGGGGATTCAAGCGGTGGATACACGTGCCTTAACTCACCATTTGCGGATGACCGGTACCCAACCAGCGATTCTGAGTAATCAGCCCGTTACCGACTTTGCCACCCAGCTAAAGCAGATCCCCTTAAAGCAATTAGCAGCAAAACCGTTACCAGCATGGCCCTCAACAACGCAGCACCCCCATTTAGTCTTACTGGATTTTGGTGAAAAACAAGCTATTACCACCGCATTACAAAGCCGCGGTTGCCAAGTTAGTGTGCTGTCAGCAACTAGTTCGCTCAAAACGATTATGGCCTACCATCCGGATGGCATCTTTTTATCCAATGGCCCTGGAGACCCACAAGCTTACAGCACTATTTTGCCTTTGATTCGCCAACTCGCACGTCACTATCCATTAGCTGGTATTTGTTTGGGCCATCAATTAATTGCGCTAGCCTATGGCGCTAAAACCTACCAATTGCCATTTGGACATCATGGTCTCAACCATCCCGTTCAAGCAACTGCAACTGGCAACGTCCTAATCACCGCCCAAAATCATGACTATGCGGTCGATCCAACATCGCTAACCAAAACACCCTTACAAGTTACCTACACGGAACTCAATGATGGCAGTATTGAAGGCTTGCGTTTACCCCAGGGAACCGTGATGTCCGTTCAGTTCCACCCCGAAGCACATCCTGGACCACAAGAAGCCGGCCAATTTTTTGATCAATTCATCCAAACTATTCTAAAGGAGGTCACCATTAATGCCTAA
- the cbpA gene encoding cyclic di-AMP binding protein CbpA, protein MLLKTLVKPKERLTTVTADATLAEALQVLEDSGFRCVPILDETGHIFRGNVYKMHIYRHKSRGGDMSLPVTALLKNATKTIQVDAAFYNVFFSIKDLPYIAVLDEHGYFYGILTHTRLLDMLSQSWNVNVGSYVLTVVSIGERGDLAAMAKIITKYTSIAGCLTLDVQSGTLGHRTLFTLPEDVDTEKLKRITDNLNRKQFKVIEVEDLQAE, encoded by the coding sequence ATGTTATTAAAAACACTCGTTAAACCGAAAGAACGTTTAACTACGGTCACCGCCGACGCAACACTAGCGGAAGCGCTCCAAGTCTTAGAAGATTCTGGCTTCCGGTGTGTCCCAATCCTAGACGAAACCGGTCACATTTTCCGCGGTAACGTTTATAAAATGCACATCTATCGGCATAAATCACGTGGTGGTGATATGTCATTGCCAGTTACGGCGCTGTTAAAGAATGCCACCAAAACAATCCAAGTCGACGCTGCTTTTTACAATGTCTTCTTCTCAATTAAAGACTTACCTTACATCGCCGTTTTAGATGAACATGGTTATTTCTACGGCATCTTGACCCATACGCGGCTCCTCGACATGCTCTCACAATCTTGGAACGTCAACGTTGGCAGCTATGTTTTGACTGTCGTTTCAATTGGTGAACGGGGTGACTTAGCCGCCATGGCCAAGATCATCACGAAATACACCTCAATTGCTGGTTGTTTGACGCTAGATGTGCAAAGCGGCACGCTCGGTCATCGGACCTTATTCACCTTGCCAGAAGACGTTGATACGGAAAAACTCAAACGCATTACCGATAACTTGAATCGCAAACAATTTAAGGTGATTGAAGTGGAAGATTTACAAGCTGAATAA
- a CDS encoding L-lactate dehydrogenase: protein MSSMPNHQKVVLVGDGAVGSSYAFAMAQQGIAEEFVIVDVAKDRTKGDALDLEDAQAFTAPKKIYSGEYSDCQDADLVVITAGAPQKPGESRLDLVNKNLNILSSIVKPVVDSGFDGIFLVAANPVDILTYATWKLSGFPKHRVIGSGTSLDSSRLRVALGKQFNVDPRSVDAYIMGEHGDSEFAAYSTATIGTRPVKTIAKEQGVSDADLAALEDGVRNKAYDIINLKGATFYGIGTALMRISKAILRDENAVLPVGAYMDGQYGLNDIYIGTPAVIGGTGLKQIIESPLSADELAKMQASAATLKKVLTDGLATLENN, encoded by the coding sequence TTGTCAAGCATGCCAAATCATCAAAAAGTTGTGCTAGTCGGTGACGGCGCAGTTGGTTCCAGCTACGCTTTTGCGATGGCCCAACAAGGAATTGCTGAAGAATTTGTAATTGTCGATGTCGCTAAAGATCGTACCAAAGGGGATGCCCTTGACCTTGAAGACGCCCAAGCTTTCACCGCTCCCAAGAAGATTTATTCTGGTGAATACTCAGATTGTCAAGACGCTGATTTAGTTGTCATTACCGCTGGTGCACCACAAAAACCCGGCGAATCACGATTAGACTTAGTTAACAAGAATCTAAATATTCTATCTTCAATTGTTAAACCCGTCGTTGACTCCGGTTTTGACGGTATCTTTTTAGTTGCCGCTAACCCAGTTGACATTTTGACTTATGCAACTTGGAAATTATCCGGTTTTCCAAAACACCGGGTAATTGGTTCTGGAACTTCCTTAGATTCCTCCCGTTTGCGAGTCGCTTTAGGCAAGCAATTCAATGTTGATCCCCGGTCCGTCGATGCTTATATCATGGGCGAACACGGTGATTCTGAATTTGCTGCTTACTCAACCGCCACTATTGGGACCCGACCAGTTAAAACGATTGCTAAAGAACAAGGCGTATCCGACGCTGACTTAGCCGCTTTAGAAGATGGTGTTCGTAACAAAGCTTACGATATCATCAACTTAAAGGGCGCAACGTTCTATGGGATTGGGACCGCCTTAATGCGGATTTCTAAAGCCATCTTACGTGATGAAAATGCGGTTCTACCCGTTGGTGCCTATATGGACGGCCAATACGGTTTGAATGACATTTATATTGGGACCCCCGCCGTCATTGGTGGGACTGGTTTGAAACAAATCATTGAATCCCCATTATCAGCTGACGAATTGGCTAAAATGCAAGCTTCTGCCGCTACTTTGAAAAAAGTTTTGACAGATGGCCTAGCAACACTTGAAAACAACTAA